In the Victivallis sp. Marseille-Q1083 genome, one interval contains:
- a CDS encoding GntR family transcriptional regulator codes for MSTNYLFVYNTLKEKITNGDYPIQSLLPAEPVLEKMFHVSRITIRKAVELLAADGLVQKQRGVGTIVLNYKVTQNLNYITSLTETLTKNGYEVTIPAMSIAVVKADAALAGIFNAKAGTELARIRRTVLASGTPLGLLENYLPYELVAGIEQYENRFVSLYRLLEEKYYITLEMAQDRIFAKNADAAEAARLDIPEGFALVCVKRKCLRYGQCVCYDLLSLRHDMYGFDITLYGRR; via the coding sequence ATGTCAACCAATTATTTGTTTGTCTACAATACATTGAAAGAAAAAATCACCAACGGCGATTACCCGATCCAGTCGCTGCTGCCCGCCGAACCGGTGCTGGAAAAGATGTTCCATGTCAGCCGGATCACCATCCGCAAGGCGGTGGAGTTGCTCGCCGCCGACGGCCTGGTCCAGAAGCAGCGGGGCGTCGGTACGATCGTCTTAAATTACAAGGTCACCCAGAATCTCAATTATATCACGTCGCTGACCGAAACTTTGACGAAAAACGGCTATGAAGTGACCATCCCGGCCATGTCGATCGCCGTCGTCAAGGCCGACGCCGCTCTCGCCGGCATCTTCAATGCCAAAGCCGGAACCGAACTGGCCAGGATCCGCCGCACGGTACTGGCCTCCGGCACGCCGCTCGGGCTGCTGGAAAACTACCTGCCATACGAACTGGTCGCGGGAATCGAACAATATGAAAACCGCTTCGTTTCGCTGTACCGGCTGCTGGAAGAGAAGTATTATATCACCCTCGAAATGGCCCAGGACCGCATTTTCGCCAAAAACGCCGACGCCGCCGAAGCGGCCCGGCTCGATATTCCGGAAGGCTTCGCGCTGGTCTGCGTCAAACGGAAATGTCTGCGCTATGGCCAATGCGTCTGCTACGATCTGCTGTCGCTGCGCCACGACATGTACGGCTTCGACATTACCCTCTACGGCCGGAGATGA
- a CDS encoding PAS domain-containing protein: MENTDAERPDKRILYISSYDASYRWTNDLLSGFRRYFHDRSLPVTIDTLELNVLNAPGLEPSAREVGRLRGQLSGAAYDLVVAAGNPAADLFFDRVLTLPADLPLVFCGYHGFRAAARPPLGNVTGLAMPEVNLRNIELGLQLWPRTRNIVLITDGSSTADQLAAVRLPEVEITLINGRDDTTADLLRKLAGLPDDSFVVFNNWRSSRPEGRELLRSVFEQMAQNRTKSVLMTQDSGFEAGIPGGVMVEGGAHGYEAARLAERVLNGEAAERIPVATGASRPVFDYDLLARYHLTPEMLPADTLLLHPPRSFWSRYKLEIASGLAALIAALLVFIFHLISRQRHSRRLQVIFRALPVRVAAADARGRIHFLQVTDEAAPDFAAETWTLQEFPADIRNTFQEPVRQVLASGQPLTIEYDCRGRRRQAKLLKLSRDIFGVETALWVSTDVEDLHAAQVNMAALAERFRLTLESIGDGVIATDEQEVITLANPVAAELTGLPSEKLLGRKLADCFRTVDPTDGASVPSLVRLVLQDGEGAARPRQTDLVARDGSRRHIAENVALIREAAERIAGAVLVFRDIGEEYEKHNRIMLQNKMLQAAAEVAQMTYFQYDDGCVVEAEPQPEYWGWRDGRRMTVEEWVAPEDRQNFLAAWHRLLQGEDRSLEIAYRVKTGKDCRFFEMMVKPVEIAGQGRVKYFGIIRDITAAREAELQRLDAAMLLQEVMDNLPCYIFAKEVENGFRYVICNRLQEQLFQRPLAEILGKTDFEIVPDRKRAELYRSEDLELVRSGKVLDAMETFVDTQGVKRIGKVVKKLLIKANGDRLLLGMAIDLSREITAEAELKATNSILQAIMDNLPAMIAAKDVQNDFRYIIWNRAAEQLSGIPASEVLGRRADELVCYRDKAEQFRRNDLEVCRSGSVKVADHYEFPNGRVCDLHTLLTKVERPDGGALLLVLSLDVTEEKRLEAERQTLMENLKVYAEQERLLNTSLEAVVLNDDNSSALQHLLDTVGARMAADRCYLFQYDYDQNRVIPVVEWHKPGIPSMIDYLPRPAIREDEDWFRCMQRGELFIVPDLRQGESISQTGSWADHFQQEKIYSLFCVGIRRGGKLWGHLGLTYERQGHQFSDQDAQLFRAAAHIVEIVLERKRNRDKLERSEYEKRLILDTIKIPILLFDPEMRLQRVNNAALKIAGLPEAEVYARPCFGYLCGDDNLSNCPVHLSLQDYREHVRKLRIKERDYLSSAYPIFLDGKLINVLNTLVDVTDFNEVQRQLTDALQDARNADRAKSYFLATMSHELRTPLNAVIGFSELLQEGDIPRQEQEDYLRSINLAGRALLKLINGVLDLSKIEADQLELVPQPTDLAVLLQEIYAIFRHRTEQKGLRFSLQCPADLPLLELDSLRLRQILLNLVGNAVKFTEAGSVDIVVEFQRRAADWGTLLIHVRDTGIGVSREYQEKIFQPFVQQESTRDSRIYEGTGLGLAISQRLAGKMGGVILLESRINCGSDFSLRLDRVAIDVQGPVSPESEPEPERSTTFRRVLVVDDVSMNLKVLAAMLKKLKMEVRSAVSGKEALELLRQEVADVLLTDLWMPGMDGGELARRIRRESAWRKMKLVAVTADTEAKNNFDMSEFDAILLKPVSLEKLKSLFAGLEDN; the protein is encoded by the coding sequence GTGGAAAACACTGACGCGGAGCGGCCGGACAAACGTATTTTATATATCAGCTCTTACGATGCCTCTTATCGATGGACCAATGATCTGCTGAGCGGGTTCCGACGGTATTTTCACGACCGGTCGCTGCCGGTGACCATCGATACGCTGGAATTGAATGTGTTGAATGCCCCCGGTCTGGAGCCGTCGGCCCGCGAGGTCGGGAGGCTGCGCGGCCAGTTGTCCGGCGCCGCTTACGACCTGGTTGTGGCGGCCGGCAACCCTGCGGCCGATCTTTTCTTCGACCGGGTGTTGACCTTGCCGGCTGATTTGCCGCTGGTTTTCTGCGGTTATCACGGCTTTCGCGCCGCCGCCCGGCCGCCGCTGGGCAATGTCACCGGCCTGGCGATGCCGGAAGTCAATCTGCGCAACATCGAACTGGGATTGCAGCTCTGGCCGCGGACCCGCAATATCGTGTTGATCACCGACGGCAGCAGCACTGCGGACCAACTGGCCGCCGTCCGGTTGCCCGAGGTGGAAATAACATTGATCAACGGTCGCGACGATACGACGGCGGACCTGCTCCGGAAGCTTGCCGGTCTGCCGGACGACTCTTTCGTCGTTTTCAACAACTGGCGTTCGAGCCGGCCGGAGGGACGGGAGTTGCTTCGCTCGGTTTTTGAACAGATGGCTCAGAATCGGACAAAGTCGGTCCTGATGACCCAGGACAGCGGCTTTGAGGCTGGGATTCCGGGCGGCGTCATGGTGGAGGGAGGTGCGCACGGTTACGAGGCCGCACGGCTGGCGGAACGGGTGTTGAACGGGGAGGCGGCGGAGCGGATTCCGGTGGCGACCGGCGCGAGCCGGCCAGTTTTCGACTACGATTTGTTGGCGCGTTATCATCTGACGCCGGAAATGCTGCCGGCGGATACCTTGCTCCTGCACCCGCCGCGCTCTTTCTGGTCGCGTTATAAACTGGAAATCGCTTCCGGCTTGGCGGCTTTGATCGCCGCCTTGCTGGTTTTCATCTTTCATCTCATCAGCCGGCAGCGGCATTCCCGCCGTTTGCAGGTGATTTTCAGGGCGTTGCCGGTCAGAGTGGCGGCGGCGGATGCCAGAGGGCGGATTCATTTTCTGCAGGTGACCGATGAAGCGGCGCCCGATTTTGCCGCAGAGACGTGGACGCTGCAGGAATTTCCGGCGGATATCCGCAATACGTTTCAGGAGCCGGTCCGGCAGGTGCTCGCCTCCGGACAGCCGTTGACGATCGAATACGATTGCCGGGGCCGGCGGCGGCAGGCTAAATTGTTGAAGCTGTCGAGGGATATTTTTGGCGTTGAAACCGCTTTGTGGGTTTCGACCGATGTCGAGGATTTGCATGCGGCGCAGGTGAATATGGCGGCATTGGCGGAGCGTTTCCGGTTGACGCTGGAGTCGATCGGCGATGGGGTGATCGCGACCGACGAGCAGGAAGTGATCACGCTGGCGAATCCGGTGGCGGCCGAACTGACCGGCCTGCCGTCGGAAAAATTGCTCGGCCGGAAATTGGCGGATTGTTTTCGCACCGTTGATCCGACCGATGGCGCTTCGGTGCCTTCGCTGGTGCGCCTGGTTCTGCAGGACGGGGAAGGCGCCGCCCGGCCGAGACAGACCGATCTGGTGGCCCGTGACGGTTCGCGGCGGCATATCGCCGAGAACGTGGCGCTGATCAGGGAGGCGGCGGAACGGATTGCCGGGGCGGTGCTGGTTTTCCGCGATATCGGTGAGGAATATGAGAAGCATAACCGGATTATGCTGCAGAATAAAATGCTGCAGGCGGCCGCCGAAGTGGCGCAGATGACTTATTTTCAATATGACGACGGTTGCGTGGTGGAAGCCGAACCGCAGCCGGAGTATTGGGGATGGCGTGACGGTCGGCGGATGACGGTCGAGGAATGGGTGGCGCCGGAAGACCGGCAGAATTTTCTGGCGGCCTGGCATCGGTTGCTGCAGGGGGAAGATCGATCACTGGAGATTGCCTATCGGGTCAAGACGGGAAAGGATTGCCGCTTTTTCGAAATGATGGTGAAGCCGGTGGAAATCGCCGGGCAGGGGCGGGTGAAATATTTCGGCATCATCCGGGACATCACCGCCGCCAGGGAAGCGGAATTGCAGCGTCTTGATGCGGCCATGCTGCTGCAGGAGGTGATGGACAACCTGCCGTGCTATATTTTCGCCAAGGAAGTGGAAAACGGTTTCCGGTATGTCATCTGCAACCGTCTGCAGGAGCAGCTTTTCCAGCGGCCGCTGGCGGAGATTCTGGGGAAAACCGACTTTGAGATTGTGCCGGACCGGAAACGGGCCGAGCTGTACCGGTCCGAGGATTTGGAGTTGGTCCGGAGCGGCAAGGTGCTGGATGCGATGGAGACCTTTGTCGATACGCAGGGTGTGAAACGCATCGGCAAGGTCGTCAAGAAATTGCTGATCAAGGCCAACGGAGACCGTCTGCTGCTGGGCATGGCGATCGATCTGTCGAGAGAAATTACCGCCGAAGCGGAATTGAAGGCGACCAACAGCATTTTGCAGGCGATCATGGACAATCTGCCGGCGATGATTGCCGCCAAGGATGTCCAGAATGATTTCCGCTACATCATCTGGAACCGGGCGGCGGAGCAGTTGTCCGGCATTCCGGCCTCCGAAGTGCTGGGTCGGCGGGCGGATGAGCTGGTTTGCTATCGGGATAAGGCCGAACAATTCCGGCGCAATGATTTGGAAGTCTGCCGTTCCGGCAGCGTGAAAGTGGCCGACCATTACGAATTTCCGAACGGCAGAGTCTGCGACCTGCATACGCTGCTGACCAAAGTGGAGCGACCGGACGGCGGGGCATTGCTGCTGGTGCTGAGTCTGGATGTCACCGAAGAAAAGCGTTTGGAGGCGGAACGGCAGACGCTGATGGAGAATTTGAAAGTCTATGCCGAGCAGGAGCGGCTGTTGAATACCAGTCTGGAGGCGGTGGTGCTCAATGACGACAACAGCAGCGCCCTGCAGCACCTGCTCGACACGGTCGGGGCGCGGATGGCGGCCGACCGTTGCTACCTCTTTCAGTACGATTACGATCAGAACCGGGTGATTCCGGTGGTCGAATGGCATAAGCCGGGCATCCCGTCGATGATCGATTATTTGCCGCGGCCGGCGATCCGGGAGGACGAGGACTGGTTCCGCTGCATGCAGCGCGGCGAATTGTTCATCGTGCCGGATCTGCGGCAGGGGGAGTCCATCAGCCAGACCGGCAGTTGGGCGGATCATTTTCAGCAGGAAAAGATTTATTCGTTATTCTGCGTCGGCATCCGTCGCGGCGGCAAGCTCTGGGGGCATCTGGGCTTGACTTATGAACGGCAGGGACACCAATTTTCCGACCAGGATGCGCAGTTGTTCCGGGCGGCGGCCCATATCGTCGAAATCGTGCTGGAACGCAAGCGCAATCGCGATAAACTGGAGCGCAGCGAATACGAGAAACGGCTGATCCTGGATACGATCAAGATTCCGATTTTGCTTTTCGATCCGGAGATGCGGCTGCAGCGGGTCAACAACGCCGCATTGAAGATTGCCGGCCTGCCGGAAGCGGAGGTTTACGCCCGGCCGTGTTTCGGTTACCTCTGCGGTGACGACAATCTGTCGAATTGCCCGGTCCATCTGTCGCTGCAGGATTACCGGGAACATGTCCGGAAATTGCGGATCAAGGAACGCGATTATCTGTCGTCGGCTTATCCGATCTTTCTGGACGGCAAGCTGATCAATGTGCTCAATACGCTGGTGGATGTCACCGATTTCAACGAGGTGCAGCGTCAACTGACCGATGCGCTGCAGGATGCGCGCAACGCCGACCGGGCGAAGAGTTATTTTCTGGCGACGATGAGCCATGAATTGCGAACGCCGCTGAACGCGGTGATCGGCTTCAGTGAATTGCTGCAGGAGGGCGATATCCCGCGGCAGGAGCAGGAGGATTATTTGCGGTCGATCAACTTGGCTGGCCGCGCTTTGCTGAAACTGATCAACGGCGTGCTGGATTTGTCGAAGATCGAAGCGGACCAGCTTGAACTTGTGCCGCAGCCGACTGACCTGGCGGTACTGCTGCAGGAAATTTATGCGATTTTCCGGCACCGGACCGAACAGAAAGGACTGCGGTTTTCGCTGCAGTGTCCGGCGGATTTGCCGCTGCTGGAGCTGGACAGTTTGCGCTTGCGGCAGATTTTGTTGAATCTGGTCGGCAATGCGGTCAAATTTACCGAAGCCGGCAGCGTCGATATCGTCGTCGAATTTCAGCGCCGGGCCGCCGATTGGGGAACTCTGTTGATCCATGTGCGGGATACCGGCATCGGGGTCAGCCGGGAATATCAGGAAAAAATCTTCCAGCCGTTTGTACAGCAGGAGTCGACCCGGGACAGCCGTATTTACGAAGGGACCGGGCTGGGCCTGGCGATCTCCCAGCGGCTGGCGGGCAAAATGGGCGGCGTCATCCTGCTGGAAAGCCGGATCAATTGCGGCAGTGATTTTTCGTTGCGTCTCGACCGGGTGGCGATCGACGTTCAGGGGCCGGTTTCGCCGGAATCGGAGCCGGAACCGGAGCGTAGTACAACGTTCCGCCGGGTTCTGGTTGTTGACGACGTGTCGATGAACTTGAAGGTATTGGCGGCGATGCTGAAGAAATTGAAGATGGAAGTGCGTTCGGCGGTTTCCGGCAAGGAGGCGTTGGAGCTGTTGCGGCAGGAAGTGGCGGATGTGCTGCTCACCGATCTCTGGATGCCGGGCATGGACGGCGGCGAACTGGCGCGGCGGATCCGCCGGGAATCGGCCTGGCGGAAAATGAAGCTGGTGGCGGTGACCGCCGATACTGAAGCGAAGAATAACTTCGATATGTCGGAATTCGATGCGATATTGCTCAAACCGGTTTCACTGGAAAAACTCAAGAGTTTGTTTGCCGGGCTGGAGGACAACTGA
- a CDS encoding TolC family protein has product MKTPTVICSLIGGILLFGGCYTPPPAGRLIEETSFQAAVVRSGDLKLLDGISTLTLADAKRIALANNPTYQAAFFAVRSAKMRYYQAMGAYSPALSGAFAIGDQLYDGRDNGSSQQDTVFYTFTTVQASWVVFDGLAREFQLLAARHGVKMQEHLSENAGRLLLQAVSLAYDDIRIAQAQQRIARADADFQQEQYRQAEIRHRVGEVSRSDVLNFAGRLKQAEMQIVKARNRYELGLYALAVLLGYPEGTFSPQLQFAPLEREVKPPLPIDVLLDSALQQRPDLNAVRENLAVLKYQLYRSYSSFSPTMSVFTNYSYSSNSTQNSGNNPTGFGNFYEAGNSFNYGGLASWNLFEGFGRYNKSREAKAELDQAYLTGTNEWLKAVQEIRDAYSSCVHNRKLAELAAAGRDIMREQRDLVVKEYQVGEVDIVRLNAAQENYVVSENELAEALVNAHRAKVQLEAAAALDMAPRP; this is encoded by the coding sequence ATGAAGACGCCAACGGTGATCTGTAGTTTGATTGGCGGCATACTGCTGTTCGGCGGCTGTTATACGCCGCCGCCGGCCGGCCGGCTGATTGAGGAAACCAGTTTTCAGGCGGCTGTCGTCCGGTCGGGGGACCTGAAGCTGCTGGACGGCATTTCGACCTTGACGCTGGCGGACGCCAAAAGGATTGCGCTGGCAAACAATCCGACCTACCAGGCGGCCTTCTTCGCCGTCCGTTCGGCAAAGATGCGTTATTATCAGGCGATGGGGGCTTATTCGCCGGCCTTGAGCGGCGCATTCGCGATCGGCGATCAGTTGTATGACGGCCGGGACAACGGTTCTTCGCAGCAGGACACCGTCTTCTATACTTTTACGACGGTACAGGCCAGTTGGGTGGTGTTTGACGGGCTGGCCCGGGAATTTCAACTGCTGGCGGCCCGGCATGGCGTCAAAATGCAGGAGCATTTGAGTGAGAACGCCGGAAGGCTGCTGCTGCAGGCGGTCAGTCTGGCTTATGACGATATCCGGATTGCGCAGGCGCAGCAGCGGATCGCCCGGGCGGACGCCGATTTCCAGCAGGAACAGTATCGGCAGGCGGAAATCCGCCATCGGGTCGGTGAAGTGTCCCGCAGTGACGTACTGAATTTTGCCGGCAGACTCAAACAGGCGGAAATGCAGATCGTCAAAGCGCGCAACCGCTATGAACTGGGGTTGTATGCGCTGGCGGTGCTGCTGGGCTATCCGGAGGGGACTTTTTCTCCGCAGTTGCAGTTTGCGCCGCTGGAACGGGAGGTCAAGCCGCCGCTGCCGATCGACGTGCTGCTGGACAGTGCGTTGCAGCAGCGGCCGGATTTGAATGCGGTGCGGGAAAATCTGGCGGTATTAAAGTATCAACTGTACCGTTCCTACAGCAGCTTTTCGCCGACGATGTCGGTGTTCACCAATTACAGTTACAGTTCCAATTCGACGCAAAACAGCGGCAACAACCCGACCGGTTTCGGCAATTTCTACGAGGCCGGCAACTCATTCAACTACGGCGGGCTGGCCTCCTGGAATCTTTTTGAGGGGTTCGGCCGTTACAACAAAAGTCGGGAGGCGAAAGCGGAACTCGACCAGGCTTATTTGACCGGGACGAACGAATGGCTGAAGGCGGTTCAGGAAATCCGCGACGCCTATTCCTCCTGCGTGCACAACCGGAAGCTGGCCGAGCTGGCTGCCGCCGGCCGCGATATCATGCGGGAGCAGCGTGATCTGGTCGTCAAGGAATACCAGGTCGGCGAAGTGGACATCGTCCGGCTGAATGCGGCGCAGGAAAATTATGTCGTCAGTGAGAACGAACTGGCCGAGGCGCTCGTCAACGCGCACCGGGCGAAAGTGCAGCTTGAGGCTGCCGCCGCGCTGGATATGGCGCCGCGGCCTTGA
- a CDS encoding efflux RND transporter permease subunit, translated as MNDSLFIRHPYLAMVIAIVITLCGILAIVALPVAQYPDITPPQVNITTTYPGADALTLLQTVVEPIENQVDGVRDMIYLESTSANSGSVDIVATFDIGTDGERNMQNVQDRVNWATPQLPEAVQREGIIVKEQTGNILLAISLYSPGGSYDTLFMSNYAAINLQNRLKRVRGVSEVMIFGGSDYAMRVWLDAERMAGMGITVEEVMQALQSQNMQVSSGSVGAAPSARDQLMRYNVQTRGRLLTTEAFGNIIVRAEPGGAQVKMKDIADVELGAETYNTVSTLNGEPAVMLLVFQLSNANGLEVSAECRRLMAEAGREFPPDLKYGFQYDSTNFIHASIHDVVQTLCLAVLLVALVVLIFLQDWRMALVPTLAIPVSIVGTFAVLLLLGYSINLVTLFALILAIGIVVDDAIIVIENVSRLMAEEQLSPAEAAGKSMAQISGAIVATTAVLLAMFVPICFLSGITGELYRQFGVTLSVAVLLSAINALSLSPALSALLLRRRETPPKFFLFRWFNRGFGALSGGYGKVLAGLTKLTALVLAVYLLLAGVIGYWYSKLPTGFVPAEDQGVFFANVELPSGTALARTEEVTAQVEKMLRQLPGVADVIASPGYNILKSVPSANNAFVIVVLQPWAERIRARQPIGAIMAKGELAMQEELPEAMVMFFEPPPIPGIGMAGGFNFVLQQRSGTDPARLAEVLDEMLMAAMRQPELRNVFSTFNADSPYLFLDIDRAKALKMGVSLAAIDQLLENILGFNYVNDFNRFGQVYKVELQGRDQDRELADRILRLYVPNRQGQMVPMASLATIRTAVSAEYLTRYNLALAAQIQGAPAPGCSSGEAMKAMERLAGQILPAEMSYQWTDMSYQEQLAGNSVVSVFALAVVFIFLFLAALYGSWMLPWSVVLAIPLALAGALGLLSLAGIDNNIYTQIGIVLLFGMACKTAILIVDFAKKHHDAGASVTEAARAAAKLRFRAVLMTAFAFVFGTLPLAYAAGPGAASQRSIGVAVVGGMILAIAGGVLLIPLFFIACQSVVDWYKKRRTAQGRGAAE; from the coding sequence ATGAATGATTCGCTTTTCATCCGGCATCCCTACCTGGCCATGGTCATCGCCATCGTCATTACGCTGTGCGGCATATTGGCGATCGTCGCTTTGCCGGTTGCCCAGTATCCGGACATCACGCCGCCGCAGGTCAATATTACGACCACTTATCCGGGCGCCGATGCCTTGACTTTGCTGCAAACTGTCGTCGAACCGATCGAAAATCAGGTCGACGGCGTCCGCGACATGATTTACTTGGAGTCCACCAGCGCCAATTCCGGTTCGGTCGATATCGTCGCCACCTTCGATATCGGCACCGACGGCGAACGCAATATGCAGAATGTCCAGGACCGGGTCAACTGGGCGACGCCGCAATTGCCGGAGGCGGTGCAGCGCGAGGGGATTATCGTCAAAGAACAGACCGGCAATATCCTGCTGGCGATTTCCCTCTATTCGCCCGGCGGCAGTTACGATACGCTGTTCATGAGCAATTATGCGGCGATCAATCTGCAGAACCGTCTGAAACGGGTTCGCGGGGTGTCGGAGGTGATGATTTTCGGCGGCAGTGATTACGCGATGCGCGTCTGGCTGGATGCGGAGCGGATGGCGGGCATGGGAATCACCGTCGAGGAGGTGATGCAGGCGCTGCAGAGCCAGAACATGCAGGTCTCTTCCGGTTCCGTCGGCGCGGCGCCGTCGGCCCGCGACCAGTTGATGCGGTACAATGTGCAGACCCGCGGGCGTCTGCTGACCACCGAAGCGTTCGGCAACATCATTGTCCGGGCCGAACCCGGCGGCGCTCAGGTGAAAATGAAAGACATTGCCGACGTGGAGCTCGGTGCCGAAACCTACAATACCGTCAGCACGCTGAATGGGGAACCGGCGGTGATGCTGCTGGTCTTTCAATTGAGCAATGCCAACGGTCTGGAGGTGTCGGCCGAATGCCGCCGGCTGATGGCGGAAGCCGGCCGGGAATTTCCGCCCGATCTGAAGTATGGTTTTCAATACGATTCGACGAATTTCATCCATGCTTCGATCCATGATGTCGTGCAGACGCTGTGCCTGGCGGTGCTGCTGGTGGCGTTGGTCGTGCTGATTTTCCTGCAGGACTGGCGGATGGCGCTGGTGCCGACGCTGGCGATTCCGGTCAGTATTGTCGGCACGTTCGCGGTGCTGCTGCTGTTGGGGTATTCGATCAATCTGGTGACTCTGTTCGCCTTGATCCTGGCGATCGGCATCGTCGTCGATGATGCGATTATCGTCATTGAAAATGTCAGCCGGCTGATGGCGGAGGAGCAGTTGAGTCCGGCCGAGGCGGCCGGCAAGTCGATGGCGCAGATTTCCGGGGCGATTGTCGCGACGACGGCAGTCCTGCTGGCGATGTTCGTCCCGATTTGCTTTTTGTCCGGCATTACCGGTGAATTGTACCGCCAGTTCGGCGTCACGCTGTCGGTGGCGGTGCTGCTGTCGGCCATCAACGCTCTGTCGTTGAGCCCGGCCTTGAGCGCCCTGCTGCTGCGCCGCCGTGAAACGCCGCCGAAATTTTTTCTGTTCCGCTGGTTCAACCGCGGTTTCGGCGCATTGTCCGGCGGTTACGGCAAAGTGCTGGCCGGCCTGACGAAGTTGACCGCTCTGGTACTGGCGGTTTATCTGTTGCTGGCCGGCGTGATCGGCTACTGGTATTCGAAATTGCCGACCGGCTTCGTGCCGGCAGAGGACCAGGGCGTTTTTTTCGCCAATGTTGAACTGCCGTCCGGGACGGCGCTGGCCAGAACCGAGGAAGTGACGGCGCAGGTGGAAAAAATGCTGCGGCAACTGCCGGGGGTGGCCGACGTCATCGCTTCCCCCGGCTACAACATTCTCAAAAGCGTCCCGTCGGCGAACAATGCGTTCGTCATCGTCGTCCTGCAGCCGTGGGCTGAACGTATCCGGGCGCGGCAGCCGATCGGGGCGATCATGGCCAAGGGAGAACTGGCGATGCAGGAAGAGCTGCCGGAGGCAATGGTCATGTTTTTCGAACCGCCGCCGATTCCCGGCATCGGCATGGCCGGCGGCTTCAATTTCGTCTTGCAGCAGCGTTCCGGGACCGATCCGGCCCGGCTGGCGGAAGTGCTGGATGAAATGCTGATGGCGGCGATGCGGCAGCCGGAGTTGCGCAACGTTTTTTCAACCTTCAATGCCGACAGTCCCTATCTGTTTCTGGACATCGACCGGGCCAAAGCGCTGAAAATGGGCGTTTCGCTCGCTGCGATCGATCAATTGCTGGAGAATATTCTGGGGTTCAATTACGTTAACGATTTCAACCGGTTCGGACAGGTGTACAAGGTCGAATTGCAGGGGCGGGATCAGGATCGTGAATTGGCCGACCGCATCCTGCGGCTTTACGTTCCCAACCGGCAGGGACAGATGGTGCCGATGGCTTCGCTGGCGACAATCCGCACCGCGGTGTCGGCGGAATATCTGACCCGCTACAATCTGGCGCTGGCCGCCCAGATTCAGGGGGCGCCGGCGCCGGGTTGCAGTTCCGGAGAGGCGATGAAAGCGATGGAGCGCCTGGCCGGACAAATTCTGCCGGCGGAGATGAGCTATCAGTGGACCGACATGTCCTATCAGGAACAGTTGGCCGGCAACAGCGTGGTGTCGGTGTTTGCGCTGGCGGTGGTGTTCATCTTTCTTTTCCTGGCGGCGCTCTACGGCAGTTGGATGCTGCCGTGGTCGGTGGTGTTGGCGATTCCCCTGGCGCTGGCCGGGGCGCTGGGTTTGTTGTCGCTGGCCGGGATCGACAACAACATTTATACGCAGATCGGTATCGTGCTGTTGTTCGGCATGGCCTGCAAAACAGCCATCCTGATCGTCGATTTCGCCAAAAAGCACCACGATGCCGGAGCGTCGGTCACCGAGGCCGCCCGCGCGGCGGCGAAACTGCGGTTCCGGGCGGTGCTGATGACGGCGTTCGCCTTTGTCTTCGGTACGCTGCCGCTGGCTTATGCGGCCGGGCCGGGCGCGGCCAGCCAGCGTTCGATCGGGGTAGCGGTGGTCGGCGGCATGATCCTGGCCATTGCCGGCGGCGTGCTGTTGATCCCGCTGTTTTTCATCGCCTGCCAAAGTGTGGTCGACTGGTATAAAAAACGCCGTACGGCGCAAGGGAGAGGAGCGGCGGAATGA